In Thermomonas carbonis, a single genomic region encodes these proteins:
- a CDS encoding UbiA family prenyltransferase, translating to MNLLHILRRLRVHRTWTYKGPLLMAGPYCVLAKSGAPAATAFAAVLGAMLTIIGIAGLAYLINDLSDRESDRAARKPNCTEGSKPASVALAALVLMLAALLPWFTILPFGRLPAALLGLELALFVVYALPPFRLKERGFLGPMTDAGYAYVIPAMLASMTFARIGGLEPGEINLLLLALVAWQLPLGLRNIILHQLDDEGNDAISTTRTWVRDLGRTRAMTVTSHVLVPLEIGGFFFFCAAIFGVSPGVLLLYPAFLGLTVLVIRHSWRRALPATLQQASILYLSDYYDEWIPVILLVTLVAIDLHHLPLLILHLAVFRKNAVRTVIREFGIVTARVRGLS from the coding sequence ATGAACCTGCTCCACATCCTCCGCCGGCTGCGAGTGCATCGAACGTGGACTTACAAGGGGCCTTTGCTGATGGCGGGCCCCTATTGCGTGCTCGCAAAGAGTGGAGCGCCCGCGGCCACCGCGTTCGCGGCCGTGCTCGGGGCGATGCTGACGATCATCGGGATCGCCGGACTCGCCTACCTGATCAATGACCTGTCCGACCGAGAGTCGGATCGCGCGGCACGCAAACCGAACTGCACTGAAGGATCCAAGCCCGCGTCAGTTGCCCTGGCCGCGCTGGTGCTAATGCTGGCGGCGCTCCTGCCATGGTTCACGATCCTTCCGTTCGGGCGGCTCCCTGCTGCGCTACTGGGCCTTGAGCTCGCGCTCTTCGTCGTCTATGCCCTGCCCCCATTCCGCTTGAAGGAGCGCGGGTTCCTCGGTCCCATGACCGATGCGGGTTATGCCTATGTCATCCCGGCAATGCTGGCGTCGATGACGTTCGCTCGCATCGGCGGTCTCGAGCCTGGCGAGATCAACCTGCTGCTGCTTGCACTGGTCGCCTGGCAGCTGCCGCTGGGCCTGCGCAATATCATCCTTCATCAACTCGATGACGAGGGCAACGACGCCATCAGCACCACCCGGACCTGGGTGCGAGACCTTGGCAGGACACGCGCGATGACAGTGACCTCACACGTGCTTGTTCCCCTGGAAATCGGCGGCTTCTTCTTCTTTTGCGCTGCGATCTTTGGCGTTTCCCCGGGCGTGCTGCTGCTGTACCCGGCATTCCTCGGATTGACTGTCCTGGTGATCAGGCACTCCTGGCGTCGGGCGCTGCCTGCGACGCTGCAGCAGGCCTCGATCCTGTACCTGAGCGACTACTACGATGAGTGGATCCCGGTGATTCTCCTGGTGACGCTCGTGGCGATCGACCTCCATCACCTTCCCTTGCTGATCCTCCACCTGGCCGTGTTCCGCAAGAATGCCGTGAGGACGGTGATTCGCGAATTCGGCATCGTGACCGCACGGGTACGGGGACTGTCGTGA
- a CDS encoding twitch domain-containing radical SAM protein, giving the protein MPEIMRTDDAPLESTDAFCIMPFVHLHVTHDGAVTPCCAAPTSPELSFGNIKQQSISTIWNGDQMQEFRARMRAGQRDVRCTGCYDKEAAGWVSLRRITNEKYAEESRQVRAEQVVSVPAPAPVYVDVRFSNHCNFRCRICGPASSSAWHNDAVALGWVARGTPARITCSDDVEQLWRQLRALAPELKEVYFAGGEPMLMEEHYQFLELLLEVGNTALRLQYNSNFSQLGFKHWDAVALWRQFPDVTISASLDGMGARGEYQRSNQRWIDVIANRARLRAEAPHVKFLITPALSVFNVLHLPDFDREAIESGLIERFDLIPSLLVRPAEYNIQILPPALKALARARIDTHLAWLQRGANGDHGAQAKFVLQQWQNVSAYIDASSATQLIPAFLQRTAALDYLRGEQFASVFPELALLTMANSEQ; this is encoded by the coding sequence ATGCCCGAAATCATGCGCACGGATGACGCGCCGCTCGAATCCACCGATGCGTTCTGCATCATGCCGTTTGTGCACCTGCACGTGACCCACGACGGGGCAGTGACACCCTGTTGTGCGGCACCCACCTCGCCGGAGCTCAGCTTCGGCAATATCAAGCAGCAATCGATATCGACCATCTGGAACGGCGACCAGATGCAGGAGTTTCGCGCACGCATGCGAGCGGGGCAGCGCGATGTACGCTGCACGGGTTGTTACGACAAGGAAGCGGCAGGCTGGGTAAGCCTGCGGCGCATCACGAATGAAAAATACGCCGAAGAGTCAAGGCAGGTGCGTGCCGAGCAAGTCGTCTCGGTACCAGCGCCAGCGCCAGTCTATGTCGATGTGCGTTTTTCGAATCACTGCAACTTTCGTTGCCGCATCTGTGGGCCCGCATCCAGCTCGGCCTGGCACAACGACGCCGTTGCCTTGGGCTGGGTCGCGCGGGGAACGCCTGCTCGAATCACGTGCTCTGACGACGTCGAGCAGCTCTGGCGGCAGCTACGGGCATTGGCGCCGGAGCTCAAGGAGGTCTATTTCGCCGGTGGCGAGCCGATGCTGATGGAGGAGCACTACCAGTTCCTAGAGCTGCTGCTTGAGGTCGGGAACACGGCGTTGCGACTGCAATACAACAGCAATTTTTCCCAGCTCGGCTTCAAGCACTGGGACGCGGTGGCCTTGTGGCGCCAATTCCCGGACGTCACCATCTCCGCCAGCCTCGACGGGATGGGCGCGCGCGGCGAATACCAGCGCAGCAACCAGCGCTGGATCGATGTAATCGCAAACCGCGCGCGATTGCGAGCGGAGGCACCGCATGTCAAGTTCCTGATCACCCCGGCACTCAGCGTATTCAATGTGCTGCACCTTCCCGATTTCGATCGCGAAGCAATCGAATCGGGACTGATCGAGCGCTTCGATCTGATCCCGTCGCTGCTGGTGCGTCCCGCCGAGTACAACATCCAGATCCTGCCGCCGGCGCTGAAAGCACTGGCACGCGCACGCATCGACACCCACCTGGCGTGGCTGCAGCGCGGAGCGAACGGCGATCACGGTGCACAAGCGAAGTTTGTCCTGCAGCAATGGCAGAACGTGTCGGCTTACATCGACGCCTCATCGGCGACGCAACTGATTCCTGCATTCCTCCAACGAACGGCTGCCCTCGACTACCTGCGTGGCGAACAATTTGCGTCGGTGTTCCCCGAACTAGCCCTCTTGACCATGGCCAATAGCGAACAGTAA
- a CDS encoding glycosyltransferase family 2 protein, with the protein MSSGTNLLGHFLDHYRRLGVDEFLLTLHAEASDPRAQDMLDIMASHGISPRLRTAEFNTRLKLERYRALIGEHCRPEDWILYADMDEFHAYPVAIHELLASCDAAGYRFVRGRMRDRLAAGGQLVPMRPVPSLWEQFPFRASVTSRIRQGWDRKVCAAKPDVVFDEGGMHCLAYGHDRSTNYRLTHLDARGFPNLVDIDHFAWDDTLLKRIETKLAGLGGDSDSTDDPVVMAEYERVRVHLLAHGNIAADDFEVAPLPTHHYER; encoded by the coding sequence GTGTCTTCCGGGACAAACCTGCTCGGGCATTTCCTCGATCACTACCGTCGCCTTGGGGTGGATGAGTTCCTCCTCACCCTGCATGCGGAAGCGTCGGATCCTCGTGCGCAGGACATGCTCGACATCATGGCGAGTCATGGGATTTCGCCACGCCTGCGTACTGCCGAATTCAATACCCGCCTCAAGCTTGAGCGGTATCGCGCGCTCATCGGGGAGCATTGCCGGCCCGAGGATTGGATCCTGTACGCCGACATGGACGAGTTCCATGCCTACCCCGTCGCGATTCATGAGTTGCTGGCCAGCTGCGATGCGGCAGGGTATCGGTTCGTCCGCGGACGGATGCGCGACCGCCTCGCCGCCGGCGGCCAATTGGTCCCGATGCGACCCGTTCCGTCGCTGTGGGAACAGTTTCCGTTTCGCGCTTCGGTGACCTCCAGGATTCGCCAGGGCTGGGACCGCAAGGTGTGTGCCGCGAAGCCCGATGTCGTCTTCGACGAAGGCGGGATGCATTGCTTGGCGTATGGCCACGACAGGTCGACCAACTACCGGCTCACCCATCTCGATGCCCGTGGCTTCCCGAACCTGGTCGATATCGATCATTTTGCCTGGGACGACACCTTGCTGAAGCGGATCGAGACCAAGCTTGCCGGGCTTGGTGGTGATTCCGATTCAACCGATGACCCGGTGGTGATGGCCGAATATGAACGTGTTCGTGTTCACCTGTTGGCGCACGGAAATATCGCCGCCGACGATTTCGAAGTCGCCCCGCTTCCGACACATCACTATGAAAGGTAG
- a CDS encoding glycosyltransferase family 2 protein — MPESPEVSVIVPVRDGADHLRRAVCSALASVHVGEVIVVDDGSTDGSWREAQSLCLDQRVKLHCHPGHRALGVSASRNLGITVSQCELVAFLDADDYYLPGRFEHAVPILAADSTIDGVHEAAGTWWATPALESWWLRHYNARVLNGLHRSVAPEDLFRSIVEGNNGWLHTSAITVRRRLLERTGPFDPELSMCQDSAMWLKMAACGKLVAGRLDEAVSVYVVHGDNRVLRQRALKQHFEDLKDEIVWRWLLARPGLHSAKVVQGCQLVRRRHARAADADSAWRSVATEYPAMLDDASFSRLKVALAEGTLPTPGAACAESLNPPGASKHNVGA; from the coding sequence ATGCCGGAATCCCCTGAGGTCAGCGTGATCGTGCCGGTCCGCGACGGTGCCGATCATCTACGACGTGCGGTTTGCTCTGCGCTGGCGTCGGTTCACGTGGGCGAGGTGATCGTTGTCGATGACGGCTCCACCGACGGCAGCTGGCGCGAAGCCCAGTCGCTTTGCCTCGACCAGCGCGTGAAGCTGCACTGTCATCCGGGGCATCGAGCGCTTGGGGTCTCGGCGTCCAGGAACCTCGGGATCACCGTCTCGCAGTGCGAGCTGGTGGCGTTCCTGGACGCCGACGATTACTACCTGCCCGGGCGATTCGAGCACGCCGTGCCGATCCTCGCTGCAGACAGCACCATCGACGGCGTCCATGAGGCCGCGGGAACCTGGTGGGCGACGCCGGCCCTCGAGTCCTGGTGGCTCAGGCACTACAACGCGCGCGTGTTGAACGGACTGCATCGCAGCGTGGCGCCCGAGGACCTGTTCCGTTCGATCGTAGAAGGCAACAATGGCTGGCTGCATACCTCCGCGATCACCGTCCGCCGGCGCCTGCTGGAGCGCACCGGTCCGTTCGATCCGGAGCTCTCGATGTGCCAGGACAGCGCGATGTGGCTGAAGATGGCGGCTTGTGGAAAGCTGGTTGCCGGTCGACTCGACGAAGCTGTCTCGGTCTACGTCGTGCACGGGGACAACCGGGTCCTCAGGCAACGCGCGCTGAAACAGCATTTCGAAGACCTAAAGGACGAGATCGTCTGGCGCTGGCTGCTGGCTCGCCCTGGCCTTCATTCGGCCAAGGTCGTGCAGGGCTGCCAGTTGGTCCGAAGGCGACATGCCCGCGCTGCCGATGCTGATTCCGCGTGGCGATCGGTCGCCACGGAGTACCCTGCCATGCTCGACGACGCAAGCTTTAGTCGGTTGAAGGTCGCGCTTGCCGAGGGCACGCTCCCGACGCCCGGCGCGGCGTGCGCGGAATCGCTCAACCCGCCAGGCGCGAGCAAGCACAATGTTGGTGCATGA